Part of the Mycolicibacterium mageritense genome is shown below.
CGACTCTGCGCTCTTGGCGCGCTTGACCGCACGCTTCTCCTTGAGCGACTTACCGGACTTCTTGCTCATGCTCTGCCGTGGCGACTTGTCAGCCATTGTTGGCCCCTTGTGATGTGGGGGCCTGTCGTGGTCCCGGTCCTTCGACCGTACGCGCCGCGTCGGCGAACTCGCAATGTCGGTATCGGTGCTGTTGACAATGTACTCCGCGCAGCGTTGACTGAGGTTCTGGCCCGGATCCCGCCACCAGGCACGAACGATCCACTGCGCTAGCAGGATGCACCAGTTTTTCTGCGGTACAGCGAAATTCGGTTCAGTACACACACAATGCGGTAGCGGCGTGCTTTCGGACAGGCTGAGGCGTCGAACGCGAACCGGAGCGAGGCCGATGCGCGTACCTGCCGATCAGCAGCGAATCATCTTTCTCAGATCCAGGATTCGCGTTGCGCGATGACCGTGGCCAACCGACGGCCTGCCGGCGTGCATCGGTCTTGATGCACGGCGCAACAGAACCAGAGAGACGAGCATGACGCACATCACCGAACCTCGGGCCATCGGCAACCATGCCGACATGGGCCCCGCGGTGTCGAAAAAGGGCACGGATACCGAGGATTCGAATGATCCACCAGTCGCACCTGCCGCCGACCGCCGGTCGGAGACGCGTTGACCGCGTCGTCGACACTGCACTTGGTTGGTAGTCCCATCACCGAGCGTCCTGGTCTCAGCCCGCTGAATGTGGGGATGCTCTGTACATTCCCACCGACACGGTGCGGGCTGGCCAGGTTCAGCTCGGGGCTCGCCGCAGGTCTGTCCGCCAACGGCGTGAACATCGGCGTGGTCCGGGTGAGCGATGGCATGCCATCCCAAGGCAGTCACGTCATCGGTGAATTGGTCAATGGTTCCGCAACGTCGGTGGCTGAGTGCATCGATCTGCTCAACCTCAGCGACATTGCCCTGGTTCAGCACCGGTTCGGCGTCTACGGTGGCGCGGACGGCGATGAAATTCTGGAGATCATCGGCGGGTTGGATGTCCCGGCAATCGTAGTCGTCCACACGGTGCCCCGTGACCCGTCGCCGCGCCAACGCGCTGTGCTCGAGCAGATCGTGGCTTTGGCCGAACGCGTGGTGGTGTTGTCCGATACGGCCAACGGACGGCTCAGTCGTGCCTTCCGCGTCGACGGCTTGAAAATCAAGACGATTCCGCACGGCGCGACGATTCCCACCGGTGGATCGGTCAAGCGAGGCAACAGGCCCACGCTGTTGACGTGGGGTCAGCTGGGTCCGGGCAAGGGGATCGAGCGGGCCATCGACGCCATGAGCGCTCTGCACCAACTCAACGGCCGGCCGCGGTATCTCGTCGCGGGCGGGACACATCCCAAGGTGCTCGCCGCCGAGGGCGAGCAATACCGTGACGCGTGTGTGCAGCAGGTCCACGACAGTGGGTTGGCAGGCGTGGTGTTCTTCGAGTCCGGTTATCGCGACCGGGAGTCGTTGAGCGCGCTGGTCCGGTCCGCCGCAGTGGTGGTGCTGCCCTACGACTCCACCGAACAGGACACATCCGGTGTGCTCGTGGAAGCCATCGGCCATGGTCGGCCCGTCGTCGCCACGGCTTTTCCACATGCAGTGGAGCTCCTCGGGAGTGGCGCGGGCATCGTCGTCGCGCATGATGACCCCGACGCGTTGAGGTGGGCGTTGCGCAGCGTGCTCACCCAGCCACGTCTGGCAGGCGATATGGCGGCCGAGGCGAGAAGGCTGGCTCCCTCGATGGCGTGGTCGATGGTCGCCGCGTCATATCAGGCTGCTGCACAACAGGTTTTGTCGATTCAGCCGGAACGCATATGACGGGTATCCCGCAGCCGAGGTTCGACCACCTGCATCATTTGACTGACGCCCGCGGTACCTTCGAGCGCGCCTGTCTCTCCGAGCCGCAGACCGAGAATGGTTACCGGACAGAAGATATGGCCCGTGTGCTCGTTGTCGCCACCCGGCAACCCGGGGCAGACCAGGCGGTGCGCCGGCTGGCGGGGGTGTCGATACGTTTCCTGAACGAGGCGCAGACCGTGAGCGGTGCCTGCCGCAACCGCATGGCGGGCACCGGCGCCTGGGTCGATGCGCCGGCGCTGGAAGAAGCCTGGGGACGCTGCCTGTGGGGACTTGGCGCCGCCGCGCACAGCGCTGACGGCATGGTCCGCACGATGGCCGTGATCCAGTTCGAGCGTGCGGCGCGGCGCCGATCGGTGTCGCCACGGGCCATGGCGTTCGCAGTGCTCGGCGCCGCCGAGATGCTTACCGTGCACCCTGAACACGGTGCGGCGCGCGCCCTCGTCTCTGACTATGCCGTCCGTGTTCCCGCACCGAGCGGCTGCACAAGCTGGCCGTGGCCGGAGCGCAGGCTGACCTACGCCAATGCCGTTCTCACCGAGGCGATGATCGCTGCGGGCATCGTTCTCGACGACACCGAGCTGTGGAACCGAGGGCTCGACCTGCTGGCCTGGCTCGTGGCAGGCGAGACCGTGAACGGCCACCTTTCGCCGACACCCGCTGCAGGCAGGTCGGCCGACGACATCCGGCCGGGATTCGCCCAGCAGCCGACCGAGGTGGCCGTCCTCGCCGACGCCTGTGCCCGTGCCGCAACCGTCGATCCGCGAGCCATCTGGCCCGATACGGTGCGAGCCGCCGCAGCATGGTTCGAGGGCGCCAACGACGCGGGTGAACTCATGTGGGTTCCCGGCACGGGCGCGGGATTCGACGGATTACATGCCGACGGTGTCGACCGCAATCAGGGCGCGGCGGCCACCCTGGCGGCCATCTCGACGTTTCAGCAGGCGCAACGGTATTCGCACGCAGTGTGATGACGTCGGTCACGCGCTGTGGCGGGAACCGGCATTGACGGTTACCCTCGCGGATAACACGCCCAGGTGGCCCGGACACGCGCCGCACATCGACGAACCGGGATCACACACAGGTGGCAATCAGCGACAGCGCGGCGTACGCGCAAATGAGCCGCGCCGACATCGAGGCTTTCGGTGCCGAGCTCGACAGTATCCGCAGCGACATCGAGGATTCGCTCGGCGAGCGCGACGCGGCCTATATCCGGCGCACGATCAATTTCCAACGGACACTTGACCTGGCCGCGCGGCTGCTGATCGCCGGCAGCCGATCGAGAACCGGGTGGTTGGTGGGGACGGTTTCGCTGGCATACGCGAAATCGGTCGAGAACATGGAGATCGGGCACAACGTCTGCCACGGCCAGTGGGACTGGATGAACGACCCCGAGATCCACTCGAGCACGTGGGAATGGGACATGGTCGGCCCGTCCGCGCAGTGGCGTTACTCGCACAACTACCGCCACCACGTGTTCAGCAACGTGCTCGGCGTGGACGACGACCTTGGCTTCGGGATCCTTCGGATGAGCCGCGATCAGGCCTGGGAGCCACAGCATTTCATCCAACCGCTGCGTAATGTGCTGCTCGCCATGATCTTCGAGTGGGGCATCGCGCTGCACGGCTTCTATTCGGCACGCGACCGGGCGGATACGGCAGCCGGCAAGCTGGATGCGCGCCAGGTGTTGCGAGCGAAGATCGGCAGGCAGTTGGTCAAAGATTACCTCATCCTGCCCGCGCTGAGCCGGCGTCGCTGGCGCCGGACCCTGGGAGCCAACCTCACGGCCAATCTGTTGCGCAACCTGTGGGCGTATGTAGTGATCTTCTGCGGGCATTTCCCCGACGGTGCCGAGAAGTTCACCGCCGACACGCTCAAGGACGAGACCAGACCGGAGTGGTACCTCAGACAGATGCTGGGTACGGCGAACTTCAAAGCCGGTACCGTGCTGGCGTTTTCGAGCGGGAATCTGTGCTACCAAATCGAGCATCACCTGTTCCCGGATCTTCCGAGCAACCGGCTGGCCGAGATCAGTGTCCGGGTACGAGAACTGTGCGACAAGTACAACGTGCCCTACACCAGCGGGCCGCTGTCGCATCAATACCTTCAGACGCTGCGCACCATATTCCGGCTCGCACTGCCTGACACCGGTTGGCGCGGCGTGCGATCGGCACTACGGTCGTCGTGGCGCAACGGATGACTGAGCGACGCCACCGCGCCGGCCGGGATCCCGAAAAGGAACATCGCTTCTGTTGTCCCTGGGACATCGCTGTCGGCCAGGGAGGAGCTTTCGGCCAGTGGGTGGGCCGCCCGGCCACTGCTCAGCTCCAACGGTCACGAAGACCGTGGCGACGAGCAAGTCTGTGAATCCGACGAAGGCGGTTTCCAATGTCTGTTCCGCTGGCTTCCAGTAGACGCCCATATTGCAGAGCTGTCAACACAAGCGGTGCCATATCCCCGTCGGTGACGGAATCGCTTGCGGAGCAATCCGTTAGCCGAAATGATCACGGCTCTTCCACAGTTCTGACGATGTCGGTCAAGCGCACCGAGACCGTCGCCCGCCGGTCGGCGTAACCACGTGCGGCCCGCTGGATTTCGGCGGTCTGTTCGGTCCTGATGCGCTGGTACTCCTGCAACGCCGCGGTGTAGTCGTCATGGCCGGCGCCCGCGATCTGCGTGGCCAGTTCGGCCGCGTCCTGAAGGGCCTGGTTGGCGCCCTGTCCGCCGAACGGCGTCATGGGGTGTGCGGCGTCGCCCAGCAGCGCGATCCGGGCCGTGGTCCACCGGTCGATGGGATCCCGGTCGTACACCGGGTGCATGTAGACCGGGCCGGTCGCGGCGAGCAGCATCCGCGGCACGACGGGATCGAACTCGTCGAACTGCGCGGCAAGCGCTTCGAGGTCGGCCTGGGCGGACCACAGGTGCAGCGGTGGTTCGTCCACCCCGAGCGTGGCGTCGACAGCGACCTGCCTGCCGGCCCGCACCGGCATGGCGATGACGTGTTTGGCGTAGTCGTCCGAATGCCACGACCGCAGCCGGTCGTTGGGCCCGTCGAGACAGTCCGCGGGGCTCACGGCCCGGAAGATCACCGAGCCACAGTAGTGAATCTCGTCGCTGCTGAACATCTTCCGCACGGTGGAGCGCAGCCCGTCGGCAGCGATGACCAGACCGGCCCGGGCGGTCTCACCGTTGGTGAAGCTCAATTCGACGTGATCGTCACGTTCGGTGATCGCGGCCAGCTGATGGCGCAGCCGCACGTTCTCGGCCCCGACGGCCCCGACCAGCAGACTGTGCAGATCGGCCCGGTGCACAGTGCGGGGCGAGACCTCGGCGTCTGCGTAGCCGAACCGTCCGTGTTCGCCGTCGGCGTCGGGTGCCGCACCGTAGTCGGTGACCTTCTCGAGCCGGCCGAGCTGGTCGCGGTTCTCGAAATATGCGGTGGCCGACGAGATCTCGTTGAACGCGTCGATGATCTTCCATTGCGAGAACAGCCGCAGCGTCTGCGGCGAGATGCCCAGCGGGCCGCCGACCTCGCCGAGCTCGCGGGTCTTGTCGAACAGCACGGGACGGTGGCCGTGTCGCTGCAGCGCGACGGCCGCGGCCAGGCCGCCCAGGCCGGCGCCGACGATGGCGATATCCATGGTCTTGCCTTTCAGGTTCAAGGGATTCGGGCCAATGCCTCGGCGTCGAGATACACGCCGGAGAGCACGTCAGGCCGATAACTGGTGACAGTGTGGACATTGCACAGTGGCAGCCACAGCCCGTCGCCGACGATCCGCCGTTGGGTGTCGTGCACCAGCTCACGGCGCGCGGCAGGATCGGCACAGGTGAGTTGGGCGTCGAGCAGGGTGTCGAGCTCGTCGGGTTCGGTGCGGCGGTTCATGTTCCGTTGGGTGACGGCGAACTGGTAGCGCAGCACGTCGGGGTCGCTTCCGGTGAAGTAGAAGAACCGGAAGTCGTAGTCCCCGGATTCCTGCCGCCTGCGCAGCTCGGGAAAGTCGACATCGCAGAGCGCGAGCTCGACGCCATGGTCGGCCCACTGCGCGGCCACCGCGTTAAGGACCGCGGTGTCGACGGGGGAGAACGTGCTGTTGAACACCACCTCGAACCTGGGCCGCCGGCCGTCGAGCAACCGGTGCGCGGTTGCCGGATCGTAGGTGAGTTCGGCCGTGCAGTCGCGATAGTCGAGCGTCGGCGGCGTCAACACCGAGGTGGCGACGGAGTAGCCACTCGGATCGAGCAGCGGTTGCAGGCGTGGCCGGTCGATCAGCAGCGACAGCGCTCGGCGGATTCGCGGGTCGGCAAGCAGACCGCGGGATGCATTGGGGCACAGCCCGTAACTGATGCCCGGATTGTCCAGTGCGGCGGCTGCAAACCCGTCGACCGGCCCGGGGTAGAGGTCGCCCGAGACGGACTTCTGAAATATCAACCGGCGGGCTCCGTCACGCAGCCCCTCGGCCGTCCGTGCCCAGCGCCCGGTGCCCAGTCCCGCCCGGCTCGTGATGGCGAGGTTCACACTGGCCAGCGACCGCAGGAACGCCGCGTTGTGTCGCGTGAAGCGAAACGTCACGGTGTCGCCGTCGGTGTCGACTCGGTCGAGCCCGGTGAGCATCGTCACGGCGGCCGGAAGCGGTGAAACCCGCTCCAACGCACGGATTTCGGTGAAGCTCTGCGCGACGGCGGTGGGGGTGAGCGGTGTGCCGTCCGAGAACGCTCTGTCGGCGCGGATCTCCAGATCCAGGGTCAGCTGGTCGCGGTAGCGCCACGACGTGGCGAGCCAGGGCAGCAGTTCTCCGCTGCCGGGATCGACGTCGAGCAGGCTCTCGTAGACCTGGCGGCAAAACGTCTTCGAGATGCTGTTGTACGCCAGGCGCGGATCGGTGGTGAGCTGGTCGGTGGGCCAGCCGTACGTGAGCGTCATCGCACAGCCACCAATCGGGTTGCCCGGCACGCCGAGCGGGCCGCCAACGCCGCCGCCACGCCGACCACCGTCATCAGCGCGGCGACCCCGCCGAACAGTTCGGTGCCCAGGCCGTCGATCATCGTCGCGCCCATCGCCACGCCGATCGCGGCGCCCAGTGCCCGCAGGTAGTGGTACAGGCTGGAGTCGAACGCGATCTGTGCGGAGTTGGTCAGCACATTGGCGGCCAGGGAGCTCCACAGGAATCCCATCGCGCCACCCATGAGCGCGGCGCTGAGCAGTAGCGGGTGTCCCGGCAGGACGACGCTCAGCCCGGCCGTGATCAGGAACAGCGCACCGATCCACACCAGGCGGGTGTTCTTGGCGTTGTCACCGGGCCTGCCGAATCTCAGCACCGGGATCAACCCCGCGAAGAACGCCATGGGAAGCAGATACAGCGCCGAGCCATACGAACTCACGCTGCGTACCTGCTGCAGGAAGTAGATCAGCGACAGCGTGAAGACGTTGGTGGCGATGCCGGCCACGAACACCACGAAGAGGCTCTGGCGCAGAACGGGATTCGGGGCCTGACGGTAGGCCCGGACGACGATGACGGTGATGCCGATCATGGTCGCGGCGACACACAGGGCCACCTTGGTGGGCACGGTGCCGGCCGCGCCGATCACCAGGAAGATCGCGAGCTGCACGACCGCGAGGCCGACGACCGGGATCGCCGCGCGGCCGCTCGTGGCGTCCTCGTGCGTGGTGGCCGGTCGGGCAGGTGCCAGCGCGAGCAGGGCCATCGCGATCACGGTGGTCGCCACGGTCTCGTACGGGAAGGAGCGCCAGCCCCACAGGTCGTTGAGCAGCGCGGTGATCAGCGGTGAGCACAGCGCCGACGCCGACACCACCAGACCCCACGTGCCGAGGACTGCCGAGTGGTGATCGGGATAGAACTGCGTCCGGATGATGCGGAAGATCTGCGGCGCGAGCACGGCCGACGCGATGCCCTGCAGGAACCGGATGGTGATCAGTATCCAGAACTGGGGGCTGAGGCTCGCGGCGATGCCGAGCACGGCGAGCACCGCCGAGCCGGCGAAGAACGCGGCCGTCGGTGAGTACCGATGCGACAGCAGGCCCGCGGGCAGCAACGCCAGACAGAAGCCGGCCAGGAATGCCACACCGATGTAAGCGGCCTGCGAGAACGGGATGTCGAAGTAGTCGGCGATCGCGGAGTTCAGCAGCACAGCCGACGACGAGTTGGAGTAGAGGGTGTATTCGGTCAGGTAGAGCGACGCCGCAACGGCGTATAGGGACGGCTTCATGACGCCTCGAAGCTGATAGCAGGGTCAGTGGGTTGCGCGAGCTAACCCGAGATCCTCTTCAGCGGCGCCAGGCGGGCACGGTTCCACATCGACGACAGCAAACGTGCGTTTGCCCGGTCGGATGCGGTTGCCATGGCGACCACTGTACCGACATCGAGATTCACACCAGGGACAAGATCCGTGCCCGGTTTGTCCCTGGTGTGAGTCTCGGTGCGACGTCGCGCAGGTGGCGGCGCGCTGCCCGGCAGTTCCATATACGCCAGAATTCACCCTTAGGCGGCGCAAAAGGCCACTATCACCGCATCTGTTGTCCTATTTCGTCATCCATGCTAGTTTTCTGGCACATACACATCATGTGATTGGGCTCACAAGACCACTCTGGTGTGTCAATTGACACGCCGGGCCCACGAGAGAGGCAATGCGCAACCGTGGATGACTCGCTGAACTTCAGTAGCGCTCGCGACCTGGCAGCGCGGCTGCGCCGCCGCGAGGTCTCGGCCCGCGAGGTGCTGGCGGCGCACGTCGGCCAGATCGAGCGACACAACCCCGCGGTGAACGCGATCGTGAGCCTCGACATCGACGGCGCCGAGCGGGCCGCCGACGAGGCGGACCGCCGCTGCGCCGCGCGTGAGCCCGTGGGCCCGCTGCACGGGCTGCCGATCGCGTTCAAGGACACCCACGCCACCGCGGGCATGCGCACGACGTTCGGCTCGCCGCTGCACGCCGACTGGGTTCCTGAGCAGGACGACGAAATCGTCCGGCGCATCCAACGCGCGGGCGCCATCCGGATCGGCAAGACCAACGTGCCCGAGTTCGCGGCCGGATCGCATTCGTTCAACTCGGTTTTCGGCACGACCCGCAACCCGTACGCCCTCGACCGGTCCGCCGGCGGTAGCAGCGGGGGTGCCGCGGCCGCGTTGGCGAGCGGTATGCAACCCATCGCCGACGGCAGCGACATGGGCGGCTCGCTGCGCAACCCGGCTTCGTTCTGCAACGTGGTGGGCCTGCGCCCGACACCCGGACGGGTGCCCGATCCCGGTGCCGCGTGGGCGCTTCCGAACCTGGCGACCGCGGGCCCGATGGGCCGCACGGTCGGTGACGTCGCGCTGCTGCTGTCGGTGATCGCGGGCGCGCATCGGGATGACCCGTCGTCCCTGAGCGACGACCCGGCGGCGTTCGCCACGGTGCACCCCGCCGAGCTGAAAGGCCTCCGGGTCGCCTGGGCACCCACCCTCGGCGACCGCGTCCCGGTGGACGCAGAAGTGCTGGCGCCCTTGGAAACCGCGGTCGGGCTGTTCGCGGAACTCGGCGCGCACGTCGACCCGGCATGCCCGGATCTCGACGGTGCCGACGCCACGTTCCGCACGCTGCGCGCGGTCGAGTTTGACGTCATGTGGGGTGACCAGCTCGACGCCACCCCCGACGCGTTCAAGGCCGATCTCGCGTGGAACATCCGCGAGGGCCGGGCCAGGACTCCCCGCGACGTCGGCCAGGCCCTGGCCGAACTGACCCGGCTGCGGCGCGCGGCCGCGGCGTTCTTCGACACGTACGACGTGCTGCTCGCACCGGTCAGCCAGGTCGCACCCTTCGACGCCGAGCAACTCTGGCCCACCGAAGTGGCCGGGGTACCCCAGCACACCTACCTCGACTGGATGGCGTCCTGCTATCTGATCACCACCCTTGGCGTTCCTGCCATTTCGGTGCCCGCGGGGTTCACGCCCGACGGGCTGCCGGTCGGGCTGCAGATCGTCACCCGTGCCCGCTCCGAGCAGATGCTGCTCGCGGTGGCCGCGGCATTCGAAGCCGCCACCGGCCACGGTCAGCGGCGCCCCGCCCCCTCCCTGGAGAACCGCTCATCATGAAACACCCTGTCCTGGAAAGCCCGCGGCGCCTCGCCATCGCCGCGGTCCCGATCCTCGGATTCCTGATCACCCCGTTCCTGTCGTTCGTCAACGGACCGCACCTGTGGTTCGGTGTCCCGTCGGTGCTCGTCTGGACCGCGATGTGCGTCGTCGGCACGGTCGTCGCGCTGCGCATCGTCGAGGCCACCTATCAGCGGGACGGCGGCGCTGCTCTCGACGCCGCCGACGCGGCCGACGGAGACCCGCGATGAACGCGCTCACCGTCTTCATCGTGATCGGCCTGATCGCCATCGGTGTGCTCGGCGTCGCGGGCCGGCGCGCCACCAAACTCGACGAATGGACAGTCAGCGGCCGCAGCTTCCGCCGGTGGCGCTCGTGGTTCCTGCAGGCGGGCGAGTCGCTCACCACGTTCAGCTTCCTCGGCCTGTCCGGCATCGCGTTCGGTGGCGGCGTCAGTGCCACGTTCGCCCTTGCCTACCTGTCGATCTCGGCGATCGGCATGTACTTCGTCGCGCCGCGCCTGTGGCGGCTCGGCAAGGGCCGCGGCTATCTCACCATGGCCGACTTCTTCATCGACCGCTTCAACAGCCCGGTGCTGGGCAAGGTCGTCGCGGTGGTCGGCGCCATCTTCCTGCTGCCCTACCTCGAACTGCAGATCACGGGCCTGGGACTGATCGTCGAACTGGCCACGGGCAGCGAATCGAGCCGTGGACTGTCCATGGTGATCGCGAGCGTGCTGGTGATCCTGTTCGTGGTGTGGGCGGGCATCCGCGGGGTTTCGCGGGTCGCGGTGCTCAAGGACGCGCTCATGGTTGTGGCGCTGCTCATCGTGGTCGGCGGTGTCGCGTTCGGCATCGCCGGAATCCCCGAGGTCTTCGCGCGGGTGCACCAGGATCAGCCCGTGCTGCTGACCCTCGCCGCACCGGGATACGACACCACGTTCTTCCTCACCGCGGTTGTCGTCACGTCGATCGGTGCGGGGCTCAACGTGTTTCCGCACCTGTGGCCGCCGGTGTTCGCGGCTCGCAGCGGGGAGATCCTGCGCAGCAACTACACGTGGCTCGCGCTGTATCAGCTGCTGCTGTTCGCGCCCATCATCGTCGGGCTCGGCGCGACGCTGGTTTTGCCGACCGACACCACGGGCAACCATGTACTGCTCGACACCGCGACGCACACGCTGCCGGACTGGCTGGTCGCGGTCGTCGCGATCGGCGGCGCCTCGGCCGCCATGGTGCCCGCGGCCGCGATCGTCATGGGCATCTCAACCCTGGTTTCGCGCAACCTCATCACCGTCGGTAGCGAGAAGACCCGGATGCGCATGAACACCGCTGTCGTCGCGGGTGCCATCACCCTGGCGCTGGCCTTCGGCCTCGGTGGCGCGAGCATCGCGAGCCTGCTGCTGCTCACGTATGGCGGCCTGACCCAACTCGCACCTGCCATCTTGGTGGCGCTGCGCGGGCGCGTCACGGTGGGTGCGGTCCCGGTGCTCGCCGGCATCGTCGTCGGTGTGCTGGTGGTCAGCTGGATCACGTTCTTCGAGATCCCGATCGGCAGTTGGGATTCCGGCTTCATCGCACTTGGCCCAAACCTCGTCGTGCTGGTCGTCGGCGAGGCGATCCGCCGCCGGCTCCCGCGAAAAGCTGACACGGCTGTGAAAACTGAAGTACCAGTAGTGGGGTGACCCGACCGGTGGAAGTGCTCGACCCCCTCGCGCTTCGGATTACCGAGGCGCTGCAGGTCAACGGCAGGGCGTCGTGGCGACGGATCGCGGAAGTGCTCGACGAGCCCGTCCGCACCGTCGCCCGCCGGGGCGCGGCGCTGCTCGAGGACCGCACGGTGCAGGTCGTCGGGCTGACCGCGCTGGCCCCGACGCACCTGCTGCTCGTGCAGTGCCGACCTGACGCCGTGCAGTCGGTGGCCCGGGCCCTGGCCGCCCGTCCCGACACGGTTTTCGTCTATGCGCTTGCCGAGTCGGCGGAGGTGATCGCCGAGGTGGCGTCGGAGTTCGAGGCGCTGCCGGACGTTCTCGGTGCAGGGCTCGACGGCGTGATCACCCACCGGCTGACCCCGGTGCTGCAATACTTCCGGACGGTCGCCGAGTGGCGCGCAGGCGTGCTGACGCCGGCCGAGGTGGCCGCGCTCGAATTACCCGACGTGCCACCGGAACAGACCCGCACCGGGCTGCAGGTCGATGACGTCGACCGCGCGATCATCGACGCCCTGGTGGCCGACGGTCGCACGCCGTTCGAGACCATCGCGTCGCTCGCTGGCTTCTCACAGGCCACCGCCCGGCGGCGTATCGACCAGCTGATCCAACGGGGTTTCGTCCGCATCCGCGCCGTCGTCGGCCCGGCCCTGCTCGGCCTGCCGGTCGAGACGCTGCTGTGGATCCGGTGCGCTCCCCAGCACGCCGAACACGTCGGAACCACGCTCGCCCGTTCACCTCTCGTGCGCTACGCCGCGATGGTGATGGGCGAGTATCCGCTCGTCGTCGACGTGACGGCCCACGACATCGCCGAACTGCGCGACTTCCTCACCAACGGCCCGTGGGAGGGCCGCGTCGAATCGGTCCACCCGACCCTGTTGCTGCAGACGTTCAAGCGCGGCGGGGTTGTGACTGAAAGGTTCTCGGATGCTGCTGAATTCGCTTGAACTCGCTGATGCGACCGCCGCGGTCACCATCGGCGAGCAGAGCGTGTCGCGGGCTGAACTCGCCGCCACGGCACGTGCGCTCGCCGCCGCACTCCCGACCGACCGTCCCGTCGCGGTGTGCGCGCAGCCCACGCTGGACACCGTCATCGGCGTGACCGCATGCCTGCTGGCCGGCGTGCCGGTGGTGCCCATCCCGCCCGACTCGGGCAGCGCCGAGCTGCGTCACATCCTCACCGACGCCGGGGTCGCGTGCTGGGTCGGGCCCGCGCATCGCGACTCCGACCTGCCGGTCGTGCCGACGCACGGGCACACCGGCGCGGTTTCGGACGGCCCGGCCGACGACGCCGTCGCCATGATCCTCTACACGTCCGGAACCACCGGCGCGCCAAAGGGAGTCAACCTCAGCCATCGTGCCCTCGCGGCGGGAATCGACGCCGTCGCCGACGCGTGGCAGTGGACCGCCGAGGACACCGTCGTGCACGGGCTGCCGCTGTTCCACCTGCACGGGCTCGTGCTCGGGGTGCTCGGCTCGCTGCGGATCGGCTCGCGCGTCGTCCACACCGTCAAGCCGCGTCCCGAGCGCTACGCCGCCGCGGTCGGCACCATGTACTTCGGTGTCCCCACCGTATGGTCCCGGATCGCGGCCGACGAATCCGCGGCGCGGGCGCTGAGCCGGGCCCGGCTGCTGGTGTCGGGCAGTGCACCGTTGCCGACGCCCGTGTTCGACCGCATCACCGAGCTCACCGGCCAGGCGCCGATCGAGCGGTACGGCATGAGCG
Proteins encoded:
- a CDS encoding glycosyltransferase, with protein sequence MLCTFPPTRCGLARFSSGLAAGLSANGVNIGVVRVSDGMPSQGSHVIGELVNGSATSVAECIDLLNLSDIALVQHRFGVYGGADGDEILEIIGGLDVPAIVVVHTVPRDPSPRQRAVLEQIVALAERVVVLSDTANGRLSRAFRVDGLKIKTIPHGATIPTGGSVKRGNRPTLLTWGQLGPGKGIERAIDAMSALHQLNGRPRYLVAGGTHPKVLAAEGEQYRDACVQQVHDSGLAGVVFFESGYRDRESLSALVRSAAVVVLPYDSTEQDTSGVLVEAIGHGRPVVATAFPHAVELLGSGAGIVVAHDDPDALRWALRSVLTQPRLAGDMAAEARRLAPSMAWSMVAASYQAAAQQVLSIQPERI
- a CDS encoding fatty acid desaturase family protein, producing MAISDSAAYAQMSRADIEAFGAELDSIRSDIEDSLGERDAAYIRRTINFQRTLDLAARLLIAGSRSRTGWLVGTVSLAYAKSVENMEIGHNVCHGQWDWMNDPEIHSSTWEWDMVGPSAQWRYSHNYRHHVFSNVLGVDDDLGFGILRMSRDQAWEPQHFIQPLRNVLLAMIFEWGIALHGFYSARDRADTAAGKLDARQVLRAKIGRQLVKDYLILPALSRRRWRRTLGANLTANLLRNLWAYVVIFCGHFPDGAEKFTADTLKDETRPEWYLRQMLGTANFKAGTVLAFSSGNLCYQIEHHLFPDLPSNRLAEISVRVRELCDKYNVPYTSGPLSHQYLQTLRTIFRLALPDTGWRGVRSALRSSWRNG
- a CDS encoding FAD-dependent monooxygenase — encoded protein: MDIAIVGAGLGGLAAAVALQRHGHRPVLFDKTRELGEVGGPLGISPQTLRLFSQWKIIDAFNEISSATAYFENRDQLGRLEKVTDYGAAPDADGEHGRFGYADAEVSPRTVHRADLHSLLVGAVGAENVRLRHQLAAITERDDHVELSFTNGETARAGLVIAADGLRSTVRKMFSSDEIHYCGSVIFRAVSPADCLDGPNDRLRSWHSDDYAKHVIAMPVRAGRQVAVDATLGVDEPPLHLWSAQADLEALAAQFDEFDPVVPRMLLAATGPVYMHPVYDRDPIDRWTTARIALLGDAAHPMTPFGGQGANQALQDAAELATQIAGAGHDDYTAALQEYQRIRTEQTAEIQRAARGYADRRATVSVRLTDIVRTVEEP
- a CDS encoding ABC transporter substrate-binding protein, whose protein sequence is MTLTYGWPTDQLTTDPRLAYNSISKTFCRQVYESLLDVDPGSGELLPWLATSWRYRDQLTLDLEIRADRAFSDGTPLTPTAVAQSFTEIRALERVSPLPAAVTMLTGLDRVDTDGDTVTFRFTRHNAAFLRSLASVNLAITSRAGLGTGRWARTAEGLRDGARRLIFQKSVSGDLYPGPVDGFAAAALDNPGISYGLCPNASRGLLADPRIRRALSLLIDRPRLQPLLDPSGYSVATSVLTPPTLDYRDCTAELTYDPATAHRLLDGRRPRFEVVFNSTFSPVDTAVLNAVAAQWADHGVELALCDVDFPELRRRQESGDYDFRFFYFTGSDPDVLRYQFAVTQRNMNRRTEPDELDTLLDAQLTCADPAARRELVHDTQRRIVGDGLWLPLCNVHTVTSYRPDVLSGVYLDAEALARIP
- a CDS encoding MFS transporter yields the protein MKPSLYAVAASLYLTEYTLYSNSSSAVLLNSAIADYFDIPFSQAAYIGVAFLAGFCLALLPAGLLSHRYSPTAAFFAGSAVLAVLGIAASLSPQFWILITIRFLQGIASAVLAPQIFRIIRTQFYPDHHSAVLGTWGLVVSASALCSPLITALLNDLWGWRSFPYETVATTVIAMALLALAPARPATTHEDATSGRAAIPVVGLAVVQLAIFLVIGAAGTVPTKVALCVAATMIGITVIVVRAYRQAPNPVLRQSLFVVFVAGIATNVFTLSLIYFLQQVRSVSSYGSALYLLPMAFFAGLIPVLRFGRPGDNAKNTRLVWIGALFLITAGLSVVLPGHPLLLSAALMGGAMGFLWSSLAANVLTNSAQIAFDSSLYHYLRALGAAIGVAMGATMIDGLGTELFGGVAALMTVVGVAAALAARSACRATRLVAVR
- a CDS encoding amidase — its product is MDDSLNFSSARDLAARLRRREVSAREVLAAHVGQIERHNPAVNAIVSLDIDGAERAADEADRRCAAREPVGPLHGLPIAFKDTHATAGMRTTFGSPLHADWVPEQDDEIVRRIQRAGAIRIGKTNVPEFAAGSHSFNSVFGTTRNPYALDRSAGGSSGGAAAALASGMQPIADGSDMGGSLRNPASFCNVVGLRPTPGRVPDPGAAWALPNLATAGPMGRTVGDVALLLSVIAGAHRDDPSSLSDDPAAFATVHPAELKGLRVAWAPTLGDRVPVDAEVLAPLETAVGLFAELGAHVDPACPDLDGADATFRTLRAVEFDVMWGDQLDATPDAFKADLAWNIREGRARTPRDVGQALAELTRLRRAAAAFFDTYDVLLAPVSQVAPFDAEQLWPTEVAGVPQHTYLDWMASCYLITTLGVPAISVPAGFTPDGLPVGLQIVTRARSEQMLLAVAAAFEAATGHGQRRPAPSLENRSS